The following coding sequences lie in one Myxococcales bacterium genomic window:
- the fumC gene encoding class II fumarate hydratase — MGEISVPADKYYGAQTARSLHHFRIGTECMPREIIRAFGVLKKAAAITNQELGQLTPHIAELIAKAADEVIAGGLDQHFPLVVWQTGSGTQSNMNVNEVISNRAIECAGGTLGSKDPVHPNDHVNRSQSSNDTFPTAMHIAAVEQIERHLLPRIVALKETLRAKSERFMGIVKIGRTHLQDATPLTLGQEISGWVSQLDHACKAISATLPQLREIPLGGTAVGTGLNTHPKYAALVARKISEISGTHFESAPNKFSGLAAHDAFVGTSGALCQLAAACMKIANDVRWLASGPRSGIGELSIPENEPGSSIMPGKVNPTQAEALTMVCTQVMGNHATVTFAASQGNFELNVFKPVIAYNFLQSVRLLADAIESFNVHCAEGIEANLSNIEAHVRNSLMLVTALNPKIGYDNAAKVAKKAHKAGTTLREAAVSLGFVTGEEFDEWVRPELMIGPKE; from the coding sequence ATGGGAGAGATTTCCGTGCCCGCGGACAAGTACTATGGGGCGCAAACGGCTCGCTCACTGCACCATTTCCGGATTGGAACCGAGTGCATGCCGCGAGAGATCATTCGCGCGTTTGGTGTCCTGAAGAAGGCTGCAGCCATAACCAACCAGGAGCTTGGTCAGCTGACTCCACACATTGCAGAGCTCATCGCGAAGGCTGCTGACGAGGTCATCGCTGGTGGCCTGGATCAGCACTTTCCACTGGTGGTTTGGCAAACCGGCTCAGGAACGCAGAGCAACATGAATGTCAACGAGGTCATATCAAATCGTGCCATCGAATGTGCTGGCGGTACGCTTGGTTCGAAAGACCCAGTGCATCCCAACGATCACGTCAATCGCTCACAGTCATCCAATGACACTTTCCCCACCGCCATGCACATCGCCGCGGTCGAGCAAATTGAACGTCATTTGCTACCCCGCATTGTAGCGCTCAAAGAGACGCTTCGCGCGAAGTCTGAGCGGTTCATGGGCATTGTGAAAATAGGACGGACACATCTTCAAGACGCGACCCCGCTCACGTTGGGACAAGAGATCAGTGGCTGGGTATCGCAGTTGGATCACGCATGTAAGGCTATTTCTGCCACGCTGCCGCAACTTCGCGAGATTCCGTTGGGCGGGACGGCGGTGGGAACGGGACTCAACACCCATCCGAAGTATGCAGCGCTGGTGGCTCGGAAAATCAGTGAGATATCAGGAACCCATTTTGAATCGGCGCCCAATAAATTTTCCGGGTTGGCTGCGCATGACGCTTTTGTGGGCACAAGCGGAGCCCTCTGCCAACTTGCGGCGGCGTGCATGAAGATCGCCAATGATGTTCGGTGGCTGGCTTCGGGGCCCCGCTCTGGCATAGGAGAGCTCAGCATTCCCGAAAACGAGCCTGGTAGCTCCATCATGCCCGGCAAGGTCAACCCCACACAAGCGGAAGCGCTGACGATGGTGTGCACACAGGTGATGGGCAATCACGCGACTGTCACCTTTGCCGCAAGCCAGGGCAACTTCGAGCTCAATGTTTTTAAGCCGGTGATCGCCTATAATTTTCTGCAATCCGTGCGCTTGTTGGCTGATGCAATCGAGAGTTTTAATGTCCATTGTGCCGAAGGCATTGAGGCAAACCTTAGCAACATCGAGGCTCACGTGCGCAACTCTCTCATGTTGGTCACGGCGCTTAATCCTAAGATCGGCTACGACAACGCTGCCAAAGTCGCCAAAAAGGCTCACAAAGCAGGCACCACCCTGCGAGAGGCGGCAGTATCCTTAGGGTTCGTCACGGGTGAAGAATTCGATGAGTGGGTACGCCCCGAACTGATGATCGGCCCCAAGGAGTGA
- a CDS encoding GNAT family N-acetyltransferase encodes MTLHIREHRPGRDMQDFLRAGEVVFKDDPAWVQPLNMDLRERLTPEKNPFFAHAEATLFTAWRDDQLVGRCSAQIDREHLRIYQDKTGFFGFFDTLDDQEAGRALLRHAEDWLKKRQMTRIRGPLSLSMNEEVGLLVDGFEHPPAIMMAHSRPHQGDIVEASGFAKAKDLFAWHYNVMDIPDRAIRAWEQIRVMPEVRMRPVDPSRLAEELEVIIKIFNDAWSKNWGFVPVTQAELEKVAKDLRLIIDPNVAFIVEIHGEPAAMCIGLPNLNESIADLSGKLLPTGILKLLWRMKVKGPTSARLIMLGIRQDIRKLKRYGALSVAMYVELVKRAAPAGYRSGELSWTLEDNRLINVAIKAMGARHYKTYRIYEKALD; translated from the coding sequence GTGACCTTGCATATTCGTGAACATCGTCCGGGGCGAGACATGCAAGACTTTCTCCGTGCTGGTGAAGTCGTGTTTAAGGATGACCCCGCCTGGGTGCAGCCGCTCAATATGGACCTGCGGGAACGTTTGACGCCCGAAAAGAATCCGTTTTTCGCGCATGCAGAAGCCACGCTTTTTACCGCATGGAGGGATGATCAATTGGTGGGGCGCTGCTCGGCGCAAATCGACCGCGAGCACTTGCGCATATATCAGGACAAGACAGGATTTTTTGGGTTTTTCGATACGCTGGATGACCAGGAAGCAGGGCGCGCGCTGTTGAGACATGCCGAAGATTGGCTCAAGAAGCGGCAGATGACGCGCATCCGGGGGCCGCTCTCGCTGAGCATGAACGAGGAAGTGGGGCTGCTCGTGGATGGGTTTGAGCATCCGCCTGCCATCATGATGGCACATTCACGCCCCCATCAAGGCGATATTGTGGAAGCGAGTGGATTTGCGAAGGCGAAGGACCTGTTTGCTTGGCACTATAATGTGATGGATATCCCCGATCGGGCCATCAGGGCGTGGGAGCAAATCCGCGTGATGCCCGAGGTTCGCATGCGACCTGTCGATCCGTCACGCCTTGCGGAAGAGCTTGAGGTGATTATAAAAATATTCAACGACGCGTGGAGCAAGAACTGGGGCTTTGTGCCAGTGACCCAGGCGGAGCTTGAAAAAGTCGCCAAGGATTTGCGCTTGATAATCGACCCCAATGTGGCGTTTATTGTCGAAATTCACGGTGAGCCAGCGGCCATGTGTATCGGACTGCCCAACCTGAACGAGTCCATCGCCGATCTCAGCGGCAAGCTACTCCCCACGGGGATTCTGAAGCTCCTGTGGCGCATGAAGGTAAAGGGTCCGACGAGCGCGCGGCTGATCATGTTGGGCATCCGCCAGGATATTCGCAAACTCAAGCGATATGGTGCGCTTTCGGTGGCCATGTACGTGGAGCTCGTCAAGCGGGCGGCGCCGGCCGGATACCGAAGCGGCGAGCTGTCTTGGACGCTCGAGGATAATCGACTCATCAATGTCGCCATCAAAGCGATGGGTGCTCGGCACTATAAAACCTATCGCATTTACGAAAAAGCGCTGGATTAG
- a CDS encoding DNA internalization-related competence protein ComEC/Rec2, protein MPFHRALLRTATVDVFRQSWPVNPDKLTRIVRHQYCSFQTMPRLVPIGCGWMLGALLTHSHLVRGMPHAYSLMALAGGTVAVSILSLGRRFPLWTSWMLGGCALIAAIGSAARAGLSDTNLFGLMRVQITVLRTQHTSHGPRAIARLEWMERIPDLERRTPGCRIMLYGKKLPLGATVRTIGSLTPWAEFRNPTPHPQWPRAASETIVAGGTIPKGAPVITVHHPSFFRQLEAVRDGIRDALRSALKPPAEGMAIAWLLGETDFISKPTQATIQGAGLTHVLAVSGLNITLFAGFIVTVLARLLLLIPFLASRYDTRRIAVFIGIPCALGYATLAGGTSSGYRAAIMSSLAWGAVALGRRPAPGNVMAATALVFGALSPEAFMGPAFLLSILATWALVSGATLRNAFWRSQLVISLRSMLATAPLVIWCFGGVPLIGLLANIALVPLASYVLMPLSFALTLVAFFWHQAALWMGIALGAGCSLFVYVCQIFERISLGRFMPPLSVPQGLVMALGCIALIAVRAWRRRLMIIVGAVLLLAGAEWHLRCTEKPRHQLRVTFLDVGQGDSALVDLPDGKLMLIDAGGGMFGSPDPGAQVLKPLLQARRRSSIDIAVISHPHPDHYEGLAALLDEFPIGEIWDNGQAQDEAADGVYSVLLRRAAQRGTRIVRPPVLCHGPRRYGSVEVRVLWPCPLYDPALDLNDNSLVLRITGGTQSFLMTGDIEQAAERGLIARYPQLFTDVLKVPHHGSRTSSSTALLRAVRPKLAVISAGKYNRFGHPHPEVLKRLSGFARRTIQVAKQGGVIVK, encoded by the coding sequence GTGCCATTCCATAGAGCGCTCCTTCGGACGGCGACCGTGGACGTGTTTCGTCAAAGTTGGCCAGTAAATCCCGACAAACTCACCCGCATCGTCCGGCACCAGTATTGCTCATTCCAGACGATGCCTCGGCTCGTCCCTATTGGCTGCGGATGGATGCTGGGAGCATTGCTCACCCATAGTCACCTCGTTCGCGGGATGCCGCATGCGTATTCATTGATGGCGCTTGCCGGGGGGACTGTAGCCGTGTCGATTCTTTCCCTCGGTCGGCGTTTTCCTCTCTGGACGTCTTGGATGCTGGGGGGCTGCGCATTGATTGCCGCCATTGGAAGTGCGGCTCGTGCAGGGCTCAGCGACACGAATCTGTTTGGCCTAATGCGTGTGCAGATCACAGTGTTGCGTACCCAGCACACCTCACACGGACCGAGAGCTATCGCCCGCCTTGAATGGATGGAACGCATCCCCGACCTCGAGCGAAGAACGCCGGGATGCCGGATCATGCTGTACGGCAAAAAGCTCCCGTTGGGCGCAACCGTGCGCACCATCGGCAGCCTCACGCCGTGGGCCGAGTTTCGTAATCCGACGCCACATCCACAATGGCCACGGGCTGCCTCCGAAACCATCGTGGCCGGCGGAACCATTCCCAAAGGTGCTCCAGTCATCACCGTCCATCACCCCTCCTTTTTCCGGCAGCTCGAAGCGGTCCGGGATGGCATCCGCGATGCACTCCGTTCCGCATTAAAACCGCCCGCAGAAGGCATGGCCATCGCGTGGTTGCTGGGAGAAACCGATTTCATCTCAAAACCCACGCAAGCGACTATTCAAGGAGCCGGGCTTACCCATGTTTTGGCCGTCTCTGGCCTCAATATCACGTTATTCGCGGGTTTCATCGTTACCGTATTGGCGCGTCTGCTTCTCTTGATCCCATTTTTGGCATCGCGTTATGACACGCGGCGCATCGCTGTCTTCATCGGTATTCCTTGCGCCCTTGGATATGCGACTCTGGCAGGTGGCACGTCAAGCGGATATCGAGCGGCGATCATGTCTTCACTGGCTTGGGGCGCGGTGGCACTCGGCCGGCGCCCCGCACCGGGCAATGTCATGGCGGCGACCGCGCTTGTGTTTGGAGCACTCAGCCCCGAGGCGTTCATGGGGCCCGCCTTCTTGCTCTCGATTTTGGCAACATGGGCCCTTGTGTCAGGGGCAACGCTACGAAATGCTTTCTGGCGCAGCCAGCTCGTCATCAGCCTGCGTTCCATGCTCGCCACCGCGCCACTCGTCATCTGGTGTTTTGGCGGCGTGCCGCTGATCGGGCTTCTGGCCAACATTGCGCTCGTGCCATTGGCAAGCTATGTGCTCATGCCGTTGAGCTTCGCGTTAACGCTGGTAGCCTTTTTTTGGCATCAAGCAGCGCTGTGGATGGGAATAGCGCTTGGCGCGGGATGTTCCTTATTCGTGTACGTCTGTCAGATCTTTGAACGTATTTCTCTGGGGCGTTTCATGCCGCCTTTGTCAGTGCCTCAAGGCCTTGTCATGGCTTTGGGCTGTATCGCGCTGATCGCCGTTCGCGCGTGGCGTAGGCGCTTAATGATTATCGTGGGTGCTGTGCTGCTCCTCGCAGGCGCGGAATGGCATCTCAGATGCACCGAAAAACCCCGCCATCAATTGCGGGTGACGTTTTTGGATGTCGGGCAGGGGGATTCAGCCCTGGTGGATCTGCCTGACGGCAAGCTAATGCTCATAGACGCTGGCGGGGGCATGTTTGGCAGCCCCGATCCTGGCGCACAGGTGCTTAAGCCGCTGCTACAGGCCCGGCGCCGCTCCAGCATCGACATTGCGGTCATAAGCCATCCCCATCCCGATCATTACGAAGGCCTTGCCGCGCTTCTTGACGAGTTTCCCATTGGAGAAATTTGGGACAACGGGCAGGCACAGGATGAAGCGGCCGACGGTGTCTACTCCGTGCTGTTGAGACGCGCCGCGCAGCGAGGAACGCGCATTGTCCGGCCACCTGTCCTTTGTCATGGGCCCCGCCGCTACGGCTCCGTCGAGGTGCGGGTGCTTTGGCCGTGCCCGTTGTATGATCCAGCGCTCGATTTGAACGACAATTCGTTGGTGCTCCGCATTACTGGCGGCACCCAAAGTTTCTTGATGACGGGTGATATCGAGCAAGCTGCCGAGCGCGGGCTCATAGCGCGGTATCCCCAGCTATTCACAGATGTGCTCAAAGTGCCCCATCATGGCTCCCGCACCTCTAGTTCTACCGCCTTGCTAAGAGCGGTTAGGCCGAAGTTGGCCGTGATTAGCGCCGGAAAATACAACCGCTTCGGCCATCCGCATCCTGAGGTACTCAAGCGGTTGAGCGGGTTTGCACGACGCACGATCCAGGTCGCAAAGCAAGGAGGTGTTATCGTGAAATGA
- a CDS encoding iron-sulfur cluster assembly accessory protein produces the protein MEHATPSAIAISPKALKMAKKKVAEADIPVLGLRLGVKGGGCSGVSYVVQYAEHQRTNDHIFEFDGLRIFVDEKSLSHLAGTTLEWEEKLMGYGFKFRNPKAKSGCGCGSSFAI, from the coding sequence ATGGAGCATGCCACACCCTCCGCGATCGCTATCAGTCCCAAAGCACTTAAGATGGCGAAGAAAAAGGTCGCCGAGGCCGATATACCTGTGCTCGGTTTGCGACTAGGAGTCAAAGGCGGAGGTTGCTCTGGAGTGAGCTACGTCGTTCAATACGCGGAGCACCAACGAACGAATGACCACATTTTCGAGTTTGATGGACTTAGGATCTTTGTTGACGAAAAGAGTCTAAGTCATCTAGCGGGCACTACGCTGGAGTGGGAGGAAAAGCTAATGGGATACGGGTTTAAGTTTAGAAACCCTAAAGCCAAGTCGGGCTGCGGTTGCGGTTCATCGTTTGCCATCTAG
- a CDS encoding SDR family oxidoreductase, protein MREPHPPFPKQNIHPPGLESNLTPRPRYMAVTYKAAGKLKDKVAFVTGGDSGIGRAVCVLFAREGANVAFTYLPEEQADAEETEQVILNEGGRALPIALDVRQADDAKRALKAVVDAFGKLDILINNAAFQNHCDDPEKLTFEQWDRTFKTNIYGYFHMVKAALPHLKKGAAIINTGSITGLEGSKNLLDYAATKGAIHAFTKSLAKSLITRGIRVNCVAPGPVWTPLNPAERSDEEIRNFGADMPIGRPAQPEEIAPAYVFFASDADSSYVTGEVLTLLGGNTTAA, encoded by the coding sequence ATGAGAGAACCCCATCCGCCTTTTCCCAAGCAGAACATCCATCCTCCCGGTCTTGAATCAAACCTCACACCCCGGCCCCGCTACATGGCCGTGACCTATAAAGCCGCCGGGAAACTGAAGGATAAGGTTGCATTCGTGACCGGCGGAGATTCAGGCATCGGTCGGGCGGTTTGCGTGCTTTTTGCGCGTGAGGGCGCGAACGTGGCATTCACATACCTTCCTGAGGAACAAGCGGATGCCGAGGAGACAGAACAAGTTATTCTAAACGAGGGCGGGCGAGCGCTGCCGATTGCACTGGATGTGCGCCAAGCTGACGACGCCAAGCGCGCTCTTAAAGCAGTCGTCGATGCGTTTGGGAAGCTGGATATTCTCATCAACAATGCTGCCTTTCAAAACCATTGCGATGATCCCGAAAAGCTGACGTTTGAGCAGTGGGATCGCACCTTCAAGACGAACATTTACGGCTATTTCCATATGGTCAAAGCGGCCTTGCCCCATTTGAAGAAAGGCGCGGCGATCATCAATACGGGCTCGATCACGGGCTTAGAAGGCAGTAAAAATTTGTTGGACTATGCGGCGACGAAGGGCGCCATTCACGCCTTTACCAAATCTTTGGCCAAGTCGTTGATCACGCGCGGCATTCGCGTCAACTGCGTGGCCCCGGGCCCTGTTTGGACGCCATTGAATCCCGCGGAGCGATCAGATGAAGAAATTCGAAACTTCGGCGCTGACATGCCCATCGGTCGGCCCGCGCAACCCGAGGAGATCGCCCCCGCCTATGTCTTTTTCGCCAGCGACGCAGACTCTTCTTATGTTACGGGAGAGGTGTTGACGCTGCTCGGCGGCAACACGACAGCCGCCTGA
- a CDS encoding SUF system Fe-S cluster assembly regulator, with translation MLRIGKITDYGIVVATWLAGARELGPHSVRSVAVMTQVPQPTASKVLKQLTRAGLLSSVRGANGGYLLSRPATQISVVEVIEAFEGPIAVTECSGETRGICTHEARCGVRANWERINHAVYQALRDISLADMTRPLMTDLIHLLPQRPAIPA, from the coding sequence GTGTTACGTATTGGAAAGATTACGGATTATGGCATTGTGGTGGCGACCTGGTTGGCAGGGGCCAGGGAACTCGGGCCTCATAGTGTGCGAAGTGTGGCCGTGATGACGCAGGTCCCTCAGCCCACCGCGAGTAAGGTGCTCAAACAGCTCACGCGTGCGGGCTTGCTCTCCTCGGTACGGGGAGCCAACGGTGGTTATCTTCTTTCGAGGCCCGCAACTCAAATCAGCGTCGTCGAAGTGATCGAGGCGTTTGAGGGCCCGATCGCCGTGACAGAATGTAGCGGCGAAACCCGCGGGATATGCACCCATGAGGCACGATGTGGGGTGCGGGCGAACTGGGAGCGCATCAATCACGCAGTCTATCAGGCACTTCGCGATATCAGTTTAGCGGACATGACCCGTCCGTTGATGACCGACTTGATTCATCTTCTCCCCCAACGGCCCGCAATACCCGCCTAG
- the sufB gene encoding Fe-S cluster assembly protein SufB, giving the protein MSEESTMASSVDQLNRLIDREYAAGFVTDIAQDSAPLGLDESIVRFISQKKGEPEWLLAWRLKAYQHWLNMKEPDWANVSYPSIDYQAMCYYSAPKEKKDGPKSLDEVDPELLRTYEKLGIPLHERAILAGVAVDAVFDSVSVATTFKEKLGELGILFCSFSEAVREHPDLVRRYLGSVVPYTDNFFATLNSAVFSDGSFAYIPKGVRCPMELSTYFRINAANTGQFERTLIIADKGSHVSYLEGCTAPMRDENQLHAAVVELVALDDAEIKYSTVQNWYPGDKDGKGGIYNFVTKRGMCAGTRSKISWTQVETGSAITWKYPSCILKGDHSVGEFYSVALSNHRQQADTGTKMIHLGKHTKSTIVSKGISAGHGQQTYRGAVRILKHAEDARNHTRCDSLLIGNRCSADTVPYVEVRNPTAQLEHEATTSRIGEDQLFYCRQRGLSEEDAVSLIVNGFCKEVINELPMEFAVEAQKLLGVSLEGAVG; this is encoded by the coding sequence ATGAGTGAGGAAAGTACCATGGCAAGCTCTGTTGATCAGCTCAATCGTCTCATCGATCGCGAATACGCCGCAGGGTTTGTCACCGATATTGCGCAGGATTCTGCGCCGCTCGGTTTGGATGAGTCTATCGTTCGGTTCATTTCCCAGAAAAAGGGTGAGCCCGAATGGCTGTTGGCATGGCGCCTGAAGGCTTATCAACATTGGCTTAACATGAAAGAGCCGGACTGGGCGAACGTGAGTTACCCGAGCATCGACTACCAAGCCATGTGCTATTACTCAGCCCCCAAAGAAAAAAAGGATGGGCCCAAGAGTCTCGATGAAGTCGACCCCGAACTTCTACGCACCTACGAGAAGTTAGGGATTCCACTACACGAGCGCGCTATTTTGGCTGGAGTGGCGGTCGATGCAGTGTTTGATAGCGTGTCTGTAGCCACCACGTTCAAAGAGAAGCTGGGTGAGCTTGGTATTCTTTTCTGCTCGTTTTCTGAGGCCGTACGAGAACATCCTGACTTGGTGAGACGCTATCTCGGCTCGGTGGTCCCATATACCGACAATTTCTTTGCCACGCTCAACTCCGCGGTCTTCAGCGATGGCTCGTTTGCCTACATCCCTAAAGGCGTGCGATGTCCCATGGAGTTATCCACATACTTTCGCATCAACGCTGCGAACACCGGACAGTTTGAACGCACGCTGATAATCGCCGATAAAGGCAGCCACGTGAGCTACCTTGAAGGATGCACGGCTCCGATGAGAGATGAGAACCAGCTGCATGCCGCGGTTGTTGAGCTCGTTGCCTTGGATGATGCCGAAATTAAGTACTCCACGGTGCAGAACTGGTATCCGGGCGACAAGGACGGCAAAGGCGGAATATACAACTTCGTGACCAAGCGGGGGATGTGCGCCGGCACGCGTTCCAAGATTTCTTGGACGCAGGTTGAGACGGGGTCCGCCATCACGTGGAAGTATCCGAGCTGCATTCTCAAAGGCGATCACTCCGTAGGAGAGTTCTACTCAGTTGCGCTCAGCAATCACCGGCAACAGGCCGATACAGGCACGAAGATGATTCACCTTGGCAAACACACCAAAAGCACCATTGTCTCCAAGGGTATTTCGGCTGGACATGGTCAGCAAACATATCGAGGTGCGGTGAGGATTCTCAAGCATGCTGAAGATGCCCGCAACCACACACGGTGTGATTCATTGCTTATAGGAAATCGCTGCAGCGCCGATACGGTGCCCTATGTAGAAGTGCGAAATCCGACCGCGCAACTTGAGCATGAGGCGACGACCTCGCGTATCGGCGAAGACCAATTGTTTTATTGTCGTCAACGCGGCCTATCGGAAGAAGATGCCGTGAGCTTGATCGTGAACGGGTTTTGTAAGGAAGTTATCAACGAGTTGCCGATGGAGTTTGCTGTTGAGGCTCAGAAATTGCTAGGCGTAAGCCTGGAAGGTGCAGTGGGGTAG
- the sufC gene encoding Fe-S cluster assembly ATPase SufC — protein sequence MLSIDNLHVCVENTPILKGIGLKVARGEVHAIMGPNGSGKSTLAYVLAGREGYQVTQGQVLYQGKDLLAMPVEERAREGVFLGFQYPVEIPGVSNTYFLKASVNAVRKHRNEPELDAVDFLALSKKKMALVDLNAELGRRGVNEGFSGGEKKRNEVFQMAMLEPKLAILDETDSGLDIDALKIVAQGVNAMRSADRAIVVITHYQRLLEYIIPDYVHVLVNGMIAESGDKYLAHRLEKEGYSAFDPTATQT from the coding sequence ATGTTATCGATTGATAATTTGCATGTGTGCGTCGAAAACACGCCCATTCTCAAGGGGATTGGTTTGAAGGTGGCTCGGGGAGAGGTACACGCCATCATGGGTCCGAACGGCTCCGGGAAGAGCACGCTCGCTTATGTCCTCGCCGGCCGGGAAGGCTATCAAGTCACCCAAGGCCAGGTCCTGTATCAAGGGAAGGATCTGCTGGCGATGCCAGTCGAAGAGCGCGCGCGGGAGGGCGTGTTTCTAGGTTTTCAGTATCCCGTAGAGATTCCAGGTGTCAGTAATACGTATTTTCTAAAAGCCAGTGTCAATGCGGTTCGAAAACATCGCAATGAGCCTGAGCTCGATGCGGTGGATTTTCTCGCCCTCAGCAAGAAAAAAATGGCGCTTGTTGACTTGAATGCGGAGCTCGGAAGACGTGGAGTCAACGAGGGCTTTAGTGGTGGAGAGAAAAAGCGCAACGAAGTGTTCCAAATGGCCATGCTTGAGCCCAAGCTCGCGATTTTGGACGAAACCGATTCCGGATTGGATATTGACGCGCTTAAAATCGTGGCCCAAGGCGTCAATGCCATGCGATCGGCGGACCGAGCAATCGTAGTGATCACACACTATCAACGATTGCTCGAGTACATCATTCCGGATTACGTGCACGTGTTGGTGAACGGCATGATAGCGGAATCTGGCGACAAGTACCTGGCCCATCGGCTTGAGAAAGAAGGTTACTCCGCCTTTGATCCGACGGCGACACAGACATGA
- a CDS encoding SufD family Fe-S cluster assembly protein — protein MTMTKAAEHKQPLLKASLEGLANPPPALFPQWLLHQKENAATKICERGLPRPKEEAWRSAPLGALVSVPFAPVSGNRDQAGFVLSAAVREDANSLGIEPIVLLDGQRLNAACSGIAAIPEGLAFHFGRVASLDVPWVALNTAFVSDPVWLALDAKDAGPHIAYVVHARARGQEPTMMHDRITISLAPGSRWTVIEHFVGQPPPAHALLCANAVTEVIMAPEAELEHVRIYEGTARDYTLHHVAVRQELSSRYSSRTLSVSGALRREDVMVLLADQQSTCSLEGLYVVNNADFSGHYTQITHANLHTQSHQHYRGVLGQKGVAVFDGTVAIKQDAQDSHAHQENRNLLLSPDAVVHTKPQLKIDADNVTCSHAATVGHLNDEQLFYLRARGIGPSEAKSMLILAFLKELTAGSNPESLRKCLEKKVAFALRPEIQGLS, from the coding sequence ATGACAATGACGAAGGCAGCAGAACACAAGCAGCCGTTGCTGAAAGCAAGTCTAGAAGGTCTGGCAAACCCACCGCCGGCCTTATTTCCGCAGTGGCTTCTCCACCAGAAGGAGAACGCCGCGACTAAAATATGCGAGCGCGGTCTTCCCCGTCCCAAAGAGGAGGCGTGGCGGTCTGCGCCGCTCGGCGCGCTTGTGTCCGTGCCCTTCGCTCCGGTTTCCGGCAATCGAGATCAGGCAGGATTTGTTTTGTCAGCAGCAGTGCGAGAGGATGCGAACAGCTTGGGCATCGAGCCCATCGTATTGCTGGACGGCCAACGGCTCAATGCCGCGTGCTCTGGTATAGCGGCAATCCCAGAAGGGCTTGCCTTTCACTTCGGTCGCGTAGCCAGCCTGGATGTACCTTGGGTGGCGCTTAATACCGCTTTTGTAAGCGATCCAGTCTGGCTTGCGCTTGATGCGAAGGACGCCGGGCCCCATATCGCGTATGTGGTGCATGCGCGAGCCCGCGGCCAGGAGCCGACAATGATGCACGATCGAATCACGATCTCCCTCGCGCCAGGAAGTCGGTGGACCGTGATTGAGCATTTCGTAGGACAGCCGCCCCCAGCCCACGCTTTGCTGTGCGCCAATGCAGTCACTGAGGTCATTATGGCGCCGGAGGCCGAATTGGAGCACGTGCGCATCTACGAAGGGACCGCCCGAGATTACACGTTGCACCATGTGGCAGTCAGGCAGGAGCTTTCAAGCCGTTACAGCTCACGCACGCTGTCGGTGAGTGGTGCACTCCGGCGTGAGGACGTGATGGTGCTTCTTGCGGATCAGCAGAGCACCTGTAGCTTAGAAGGCTTGTACGTGGTCAATAACGCGGATTTTTCCGGACACTACACCCAGATTACGCACGCGAATCTCCATACCCAGAGTCACCAGCACTACCGGGGGGTATTGGGCCAGAAGGGTGTTGCCGTCTTCGATGGAACGGTTGCGATTAAGCAAGACGCCCAGGACAGCCATGCGCATCAGGAGAACCGGAATTTATTGTTGAGCCCCGACGCCGTGGTTCATACCAAACCCCAACTCAAAATTGATGCCGACAACGTGACTTGCAGCCATGCTGCGACGGTGGGCCATCTGAACGACGAGCAGCTCTTTTATCTCAGGGCAAGGGGGATTGGCCCCAGCGAGGCTAAATCCATGTTAATACTCGCGTTTTTGAAAGAACTCACGGCGGGATCGAACCCGGAGTCACTTAGGAAATGTCTCGAGAAAAAGGTAGCCTTTGCACTTCGTCCCGAGATCCAAGGCCTGTCATGA